The following are encoded in a window of Labrus bergylta chromosome 16, fLabBer1.1, whole genome shotgun sequence genomic DNA:
- the LOC136183093 gene encoding uncharacterized protein isoform X2: protein MCRSRGAENECPEGTLNVLLSSAVMNRNFQLSSENKTMGDVWRRMQELFREHEKAELDRFVKKLKDGPDLGVEKHLVMYTSQSSTDNLRQHYETRKMQAADCAADWIKNLAEKLAAFTKSAAIAGLGALAIAIIIDMVSFSPPEESIKEALRSVLAEEKTSEVWDLIDECLKRFTMHFENRNKLRSDLERIESQLSLALTKLKNSMVSDGHMSNQSLKVWVNGAAFHIEMLIHLERLGENQTCNPIQSLITVYQRDLDTLFEKHKEMVKGKTNRLDLLDPFIKVMQVEDSKYYFLDLGVDYEKYFEAYYDHRYHRQKLNIQEYFSDLGQNLPQLVRLTGSFSVN, encoded by the exons atgtgtaggagcagaggtgcagaaaacgaatgtccagaaggcacattgaatgttcttttgtcttctgcag tgatgaacagaaattttcaactttcatctgaaaacaagacgATGGGTGATGTGTGGAGACGTATGCAGGAGCTGTTCAGGGAGCATGAGAAGGCCGAACTGGACCGTTTTGTGAAAAAGctaaaggatggtccagatCTAGGAGTTGAGAAGCACTTAGTGATGTACACCAGTCAGTCGTCTACAGACAACCTCAGACAACATTACGAAACCAGGAAAATGCAAGCGGCCGACTGCGCTGCAGACTGGATTAAGAACCTGGCAGAGAAGCTGGCCGCATTCACTAAGTCTGCTGCTATAGCTGGACTTGGAGCACTGGCCATCGCCATCATCATTGACATGGTTTCATTCAGTCCGCCTGAGGAGAGCATTAAAGAGGCTCTGCgatcagtgttagcagaggagAAGACCTCCGAGGTCTGGGATCTGATCGACGAGTGTTTGAAGAGATTCACAATGCACtttgagaacagaaacaagctGAGGAGCGACCTTGAGCGGATCGAAAGCCAGCTGAGTCTCGCTCTCACCAAGTTGAAGAACTCCATGGTGAGCGACGGGCACATGTCGAATCAGTCTTTAAAGGTGTGGGTGAATGGAGCAGCCTTCCACATCGAGATGCTGATTCACCTGGAGAGACTCGGAGAGAATCAAACCTGCAACCCGATACAGAGTCTCATCACAGTGTACCAAAGAGATCTGGACAcactttttgaaaaacacaaggaaATGGTAAAgggaaagacaaacagactcgATTTACTTGACCCTTTTATCAAGGTTATGCAGGTTGAAGATTCAAAGTATTATTTTCTGGATTTAGGTGTCGACTACGAGAAATACTTTGAGGCATATTATGATCACAGGTACCACAGACAGAAGCTTAATATTCAGGAGTATTTCAGTGATTTAGGACAGAATCTGCCACAGCTGGTTCGTCTTACAGGCTCCTTCAGTGTCAACTGA
- the LOC136183093 gene encoding uncharacterized protein isoform X1, with amino-acid sequence MFFCLLQKIKAGKQSKSGFLHSPDHIRYTKNMMNRNFQLSSENKTMGDVWRRMQELFREHEKAELDRFVKKLKDGPDLGVEKHLVMYTSQSSTDNLRQHYETRKMQAADCAADWIKNLAEKLAAFTKSAAIAGLGALAIAIIIDMVSFSPPEESIKEALRSVLAEEKTSEVWDLIDECLKRFTMHFENRNKLRSDLERIESQLSLALTKLKNSMVSDGHMSNQSLKVWVNGAAFHIEMLIHLERLGENQTCNPIQSLITVYQRDLDTLFEKHKEMVKGKTNRLDLLDPFIKVMQVEDSKYYFLDLGVDYEKYFEAYYDHRYHRQKLNIQEYFSDLGQNLPQLVRLTGSFSVN; translated from the exons atgttcttttgtcttctgcagaaaataaaagctggaaaacagtcaaagtctggTTTTCTTCACTCCCCTGACCACATCCGTTACACCAAGAACA tgatgaacagaaattttcaactttcatctgaaaacaagacgATGGGTGATGTGTGGAGACGTATGCAGGAGCTGTTCAGGGAGCATGAGAAGGCCGAACTGGACCGTTTTGTGAAAAAGctaaaggatggtccagatCTAGGAGTTGAGAAGCACTTAGTGATGTACACCAGTCAGTCGTCTACAGACAACCTCAGACAACATTACGAAACCAGGAAAATGCAAGCGGCCGACTGCGCTGCAGACTGGATTAAGAACCTGGCAGAGAAGCTGGCCGCATTCACTAAGTCTGCTGCTATAGCTGGACTTGGAGCACTGGCCATCGCCATCATCATTGACATGGTTTCATTCAGTCCGCCTGAGGAGAGCATTAAAGAGGCTCTGCgatcagtgttagcagaggagAAGACCTCCGAGGTCTGGGATCTGATCGACGAGTGTTTGAAGAGATTCACAATGCACtttgagaacagaaacaagctGAGGAGCGACCTTGAGCGGATCGAAAGCCAGCTGAGTCTCGCTCTCACCAAGTTGAAGAACTCCATGGTGAGCGACGGGCACATGTCGAATCAGTCTTTAAAGGTGTGGGTGAATGGAGCAGCCTTCCACATCGAGATGCTGATTCACCTGGAGAGACTCGGAGAGAATCAAACCTGCAACCCGATACAGAGTCTCATCACAGTGTACCAAAGAGATCTGGACAcactttttgaaaaacacaaggaaATGGTAAAgggaaagacaaacagactcgATTTACTTGACCCTTTTATCAAGGTTATGCAGGTTGAAGATTCAAAGTATTATTTTCTGGATTTAGGTGTCGACTACGAGAAATACTTTGAGGCATATTATGATCACAGGTACCACAGACAGAAGCTTAATATTCAGGAGTATTTCAGTGATTTAGGACAGAATCTGCCACAGCTGGTTCGTCTTACAGGCTCCTTCAGTGTCAACTGA
- the LOC136183088 gene encoding uncharacterized protein isoform X1, translating to MFFCLLQKIKAGKQSKSGFLHSPDHIRYTKNMMNRNFQLSSENKTMGDVWRRMQELFREHEKAELDRFVKKLKDGPDLGVEKHLVMYTSQSSTDNLRQHYETRKMQAADCAADWIKNLAEKLAAFTKSAAIAGLGALAIAIIIDMVSFSPPEESIKEALRSVLAEEKTSEVWDLIDECLKRFTMHFENRNKLRSDLERIESQLSLALTKLKNSMVSDGHMSNQSLKVWVNGAAFHIEMLIHLERLGENQTCNPIQSLIAVYQRDLDTLFEKHKEMVKGKTNRLDLLDPFIKVMQVEDSKYYFLDLGVDYEKYFEAYYDHRYHRQKLNIQEYFSDLGQNLPQLVRLTGSFSVN from the exons atgttcttttgtcttctgcagaaaataaaagctggaaaacagtcaaagtctggTTTTCTTCACTCCCCTGACCACATCCGTTACACCAAGAACA tgatgaacagaaattttcaactttcatctgaaaacaagacgATGGGTGATGTGTGGAGACGTATGCAGGAGCTGTTCAGGGAGCATGAGAAGGCCGAACTGGACCGTTTTGTGAAAAAGctaaaggatggtccagatCTAGGAGTTGAGAAGCACTTAGTGATGTACACCAGTCAGTCGTCTACAGACAACCTCAGACAACATTACGAAACCAGGAAAATGCAAGCGGCCGACTGCGCTGCAGACTGGATTAAGAACCTGGCAGAGAAGCTGGCCGCATTCACTAAGTCTGCTGCTATAGCTGGACTTGGAGCACTGGCCATCGCCATCATCATTGACATGGTTTCATTCAGTCCGCCTGAGGAGAGCATTAAAGAGGCTCTGCgatcagtgttagcagaggagAAGACCTCCGAGGTCTGGGATCTGATCGACGAGTGTTTGAAGAGATTCACAATGCACtttgagaacagaaacaagctGAGGAGCGACCTTGAGCGGATCGAAAGCCAGCTGAGTCTCGCTCTCACCAAGTTGAAGAACTCCATGGTGAGCGACGGGCACATGTCGAATCAGTCTTTAAAGGTGTGGGTGAATGGAGCAGCCTTCCACATCGAGATGCTGATTCACCTGGAGAGACTCGGAGAGAATCAAACCTGCAACCCGATACAGAGTCTCATCGCAGTGTACCAAAGAGATCTGGACAcactttttgaaaaacacaaggaaATGGTAAAgggaaagacaaacagactcgATTTACTTGACCCTTTTATCAAGGTTATGCAGGTTGAAGATTCAAAGTATTATTTTCTGGATTTAGGTGTCGACTACGAGAAATACTTTGAGGCATATTATGATCACAGGTACCACAGACAGAAGCTTAATATTCAGGAGTATTTCAGTGATTTAGGACAGAATCTGCCACAGCTGGTTCGTCTTACAGGCTCCTTCAGTGTCAACTGA
- the LOC136183088 gene encoding uncharacterized protein isoform X2: protein MCRSRGAENECPEGTLNVLLSSAVMNRNFQLSSENKTMGDVWRRMQELFREHEKAELDRFVKKLKDGPDLGVEKHLVMYTSQSSTDNLRQHYETRKMQAADCAADWIKNLAEKLAAFTKSAAIAGLGALAIAIIIDMVSFSPPEESIKEALRSVLAEEKTSEVWDLIDECLKRFTMHFENRNKLRSDLERIESQLSLALTKLKNSMVSDGHMSNQSLKVWVNGAAFHIEMLIHLERLGENQTCNPIQSLIAVYQRDLDTLFEKHKEMVKGKTNRLDLLDPFIKVMQVEDSKYYFLDLGVDYEKYFEAYYDHRYHRQKLNIQEYFSDLGQNLPQLVRLTGSFSVN from the exons atgtgtaggagcagaggtgcagaaaacgaatgtccagaaggcacattgaatgttcttttgtcttctgcag tgatgaacagaaattttcaactttcatctgaaaacaagacgATGGGTGATGTGTGGAGACGTATGCAGGAGCTGTTCAGGGAGCATGAGAAGGCCGAACTGGACCGTTTTGTGAAAAAGctaaaggatggtccagatCTAGGAGTTGAGAAGCACTTAGTGATGTACACCAGTCAGTCGTCTACAGACAACCTCAGACAACATTACGAAACCAGGAAAATGCAAGCGGCCGACTGCGCTGCAGACTGGATTAAGAACCTGGCAGAGAAGCTGGCCGCATTCACTAAGTCTGCTGCTATAGCTGGACTTGGAGCACTGGCCATCGCCATCATCATTGACATGGTTTCATTCAGTCCGCCTGAGGAGAGCATTAAAGAGGCTCTGCgatcagtgttagcagaggagAAGACCTCCGAGGTCTGGGATCTGATCGACGAGTGTTTGAAGAGATTCACAATGCACtttgagaacagaaacaagctGAGGAGCGACCTTGAGCGGATCGAAAGCCAGCTGAGTCTCGCTCTCACCAAGTTGAAGAACTCCATGGTGAGCGACGGGCACATGTCGAATCAGTCTTTAAAGGTGTGGGTGAATGGAGCAGCCTTCCACATCGAGATGCTGATTCACCTGGAGAGACTCGGAGAGAATCAAACCTGCAACCCGATACAGAGTCTCATCGCAGTGTACCAAAGAGATCTGGACAcactttttgaaaaacacaaggaaATGGTAAAgggaaagacaaacagactcgATTTACTTGACCCTTTTATCAAGGTTATGCAGGTTGAAGATTCAAAGTATTATTTTCTGGATTTAGGTGTCGACTACGAGAAATACTTTGAGGCATATTATGATCACAGGTACCACAGACAGAAGCTTAATATTCAGGAGTATTTCAGTGATTTAGGACAGAATCTGCCACAGCTGGTTCGTCTTACAGGCTCCTTCAGTGTCAACTGA